In the genome of Monodelphis domestica isolate mMonDom1 chromosome 2, mMonDom1.pri, whole genome shotgun sequence, one region contains:
- the LOC100029352 gene encoding sodium-dependent glucose transporter 1B, which translates to MWNLHRTPLGHLHGAVRCFPGDALSILGTSFGLYLLPFCKKAILLVVLMAGLGISTGMVSIGGNVIILHIWRGEAAPHLQALHFTFALGAFLAPLLAKLALGSSGPSENHTIADMSNHSELSPPPVADLEAIFGVPANENLLWAYMVIGTYVLVIFFFFIILFFQKSPNQEKTKATAQKSRTAKHKNVLLGLLFVFFFFYVGAEVTYSSYIFSFAMLHAGMSESQAAGLNSAFWGTFAACRGMAICFATCMKPGTMIVLCNVGSLASSLLLVIFDKNHICLWVATAVYGASMATTFPSGISWIEQYVTIKGKAAALFVIGAALGSMVIPAVVGVLQGKYPYLPGVLYVSLGSAIATVVLFPIMYKLATAPLDKKIQESRRSEDQKALLSSRFNDEDDDDDDDDDDVEEGAEEEWNEADFEMIEMNNTMRNSVIETSRKILRESPVETSSQLLSNDIPFSSSLVITGNSPVKHLNTEREKND; encoded by the exons cTCTATCAATATTGGGGACATCTTTTGGTCTCTACCTTCTCCCTTTTTGCAAGAAAGCAATATTACTGGTTGTTTTGATGGCTGGCCTTGGTATTTCTACTGGAATGGTAAGCATAG gTGGCAATGTGATCATCCTGCATATATGGAGAGGTGAAGCAGCCCCACATCTGCAGGCCTTGCATTTCACTTTTGCTTTGGGGGCCTTTTTGGCTCCCTTACTGGCGAAGTTGGCTTTGGGCAGTTCTGGGCCCTCTGAAAACCACACAATAGCTGATATGTCAAACCACTCTGAGCTCAGCCCACCACCTGTAGCCGACTTAGAAGCAATATTTGGAGTACCTGCTAATGAAAATTTGCTTTGGGCTTATATGGTTATAGGAACTTATGTTTTggtgatatttttcttctttattattttatttttccaaaaaagtccaaatcaagagaaaacaaaagcaactGCTCAAAAATCTCGAACTGCAAAACACAAGAATGTTCTTCTTGGACtcctttttgtgtttttctttttttatgtaggAGCAGAGGTCACGTATAGctcttacattttctcttttgcaaTGCTCCATGCTGGCATGAGTGAAAGCCAAGCAGCAGGCTTGAACTCTGCCTTCTGGGGGACATTTGCTGCTTGCAGGGGCATGGCGATCTGTTTTGCTACGTGTATGAAGCCTGGAACCATGATTGTGTTGTGCAATGTGGGCAGCTTGGCTTCTTCCTTGCTCCTGGTGATTTTTGATAAGAACCACATTTGTCTCTGGGTGGCAACTGCAGTATATGGGGCTTCAATGGCTACTACCTTTCCCAGTGGCATTTCCTGGATTGAACAGTACGTGACCATTAAAGGCAAAGCTGCTGCTTTATTTGTAATTGGTGCTGCCTTGGGATCAATGGTCATTCCTGCAGTGGTTGGAGTGCTTCAAGGAAAATACCCTTATCTTCCAGGAGTTTTGTATGTTTCTTTGGGGTCAGCTATTGCAACAGTGGTTTTGTTTCCTATCATGTACAAATTGGCCACTGCCCCTCTTGACAAGAAGATTCAGGAAAGTAGAAGGAGTGAAGACCAAAAAGCATTACTATCTTCTAGAtttaatgatgaagatgatgatgatgatgatgatgatgatgatgtggaaGAGGGTGCTGAAGAAGAATGGAATGAAGCTGATTTTGAAATGATTGAAATGAACAATACGATGAGGAATTCAGTAATAGAGACATCTAGAAAAATTTTGAGAGAATCCCCAGTAGAAACCTCTAGTCAATTATTGTCAAATGACATACCTTTCAGTTCTTCTCTGGTTATTACTGGCAACTCCCCTGTGAAGCACCTTAATACGGAGCGGGAAAAAAATGACTAA